A single region of the Synergistaceae bacterium genome encodes:
- a CDS encoding NAD(P)H-hydrate epimerase: MPPEVALEELERELEGFYDPDEFHREVVYYDVHSPESVSREEARDADKRAIETFGIPSILLMENAAIAVLREVKEYAVFAIVCSPGSNGGDGLALARHLCILGKDVRVYIVGDPHKGSEDFKTNLKIMSKLAPEVLNTISDETFEDFESALRGCETCIDAIFGTGLNRPVEGIFRRVIEAINRLATHVVSVDIPSGLDGNTGEPLGVCVRATKTVTFHRMKKGLDASPQWGGDVTVTYIGIPD, translated from the coding sequence ATGCCCCCTGAAGTCGCACTTGAAGAGCTTGAACGTGAGCTCGAAGGTTTTTATGACCCCGACGAGTTTCACCGAGAGGTCGTGTATTACGATGTACATTCCCCCGAGTCAGTATCGCGCGAGGAAGCCCGCGATGCCGACAAACGCGCAATCGAGACCTTCGGCATCCCGAGCATTCTCTTGATGGAGAACGCCGCAATAGCAGTTCTGCGCGAGGTCAAAGAATATGCTGTGTTCGCGATAGTCTGTTCTCCCGGCAGCAACGGCGGGGACGGGTTAGCTCTTGCGCGGCACTTGTGCATTCTGGGGAAGGACGTTCGCGTCTATATTGTTGGAGATCCGCACAAGGGAAGCGAGGACTTCAAGACGAACCTCAAGATAATGAGCAAACTTGCCCCCGAAGTGCTCAACACGATAAGCGATGAGACCTTCGAGGACTTCGAGAGCGCGCTAAGGGGCTGTGAGACGTGCATAGATGCGATTTTCGGCACAGGCCTCAACCGTCCCGTTGAAGGGATATTCCGGCGGGTAATCGAGGCCATCAACAGGCTTGCGACACACGTTGTGAGCGTGGATATTCCGTCGGGACTTGACGGCAACACGGGCGAACCTCTGGGAGTGTGCGTCCGCGCAACGAAGACAGTAACCTTCCACCGCATGAAGAAGGGGCTTGATGCCTCGCCTCAGTGGGGCGGAGATGTTACGGTAACATACATAGGCATTCCAGATTAG
- a CDS encoding DUF1667 domain-containing protein gives MSERKFICVSCPLGCGLTVTLDDAGEVTNVEGNTCPRGASYARSEVKDPRRVFASTVRVKGGKLPVCPVRSRTPAPKGKLFGIARAVAELNVEAPVKIGQVLIHNVCGTDVDIVASRDLEEAR, from the coding sequence ATGAGTGAGAGAAAGTTTATCTGCGTGTCGTGCCCTCTGGGCTGCGGGCTCACGGTAACTCTCGACGACGCAGGCGAAGTAACGAACGTAGAGGGCAACACCTGCCCGCGCGGTGCGAGCTATGCACGCTCTGAGGTTAAAGACCCGCGCCGTGTGTTCGCGTCCACCGTGAGGGTCAAGGGCGGCAAACTTCCTGTGTGCCCGGTGAGGAGCAGGACTCCCGCTCCGAAGGGCAAGCTGTTCGGGATTGCACGTGCTGTCGCCGAGCTCAACGTAGAAGCTCCCGTGAAAATCGGCCAGGTGCTCATCCACAACGTCTGCGGGACTGACGTTGACATCGTAGCAAGCAGAGACTTGGAGGAAGCAAGGTAA
- a CDS encoding FAD-dependent oxidoreductase gives MSKNIDVLIIGAGPAGVAAGIGARREGAENVVVLERDWDLGGILQQCIHPGFGLRTFKEELTGPEYMHRFIKMAHEEGVEFRTNTMVFQIDRDTNTVWTMNKERGIEALNPKAIVLTMGCRERPLGAIRIPGGRPAGIYTAGTAQRFVNMEGYMPGKRAVILGSGDIGLIMARRMIWEGAEVEGVYEVMSWPGGLRRNIAQCLDDYGIPFHLKTTVTKIHGQDRLEGVTVAQVDDHMTPIKGTERFVECDTLLLAIGLIPENELSRMAGIDIHPVTGGPVVNDLLQTTNPAVFAAGNVVIVYDLVDNVSDEGLIAGASAAKFAMGKIPASARRIPVKGGENVRLYSPQYVTGETDATIFMRVTHPVEQACRVFAEPGLYSQRLRYARPGEMNEVKIKAEQIRALPDLKEIVIDIQPL, from the coding sequence ATGAGTAAGAATATTGACGTTCTGATTATCGGTGCAGGGCCTGCAGGAGTCGCGGCAGGTATCGGTGCACGTCGTGAGGGTGCTGAAAATGTCGTAGTCCTCGAGCGTGATTGGGACTTGGGCGGAATACTTCAGCAGTGCATTCATCCTGGCTTCGGCCTCCGTACCTTCAAGGAAGAGCTTACCGGCCCAGAATACATGCACCGCTTCATCAAGATGGCGCATGAAGAAGGCGTAGAGTTCCGCACCAACACGATGGTGTTCCAGATTGATAGAGACACAAATACCGTGTGGACGATGAACAAGGAGAGAGGCATAGAAGCCCTCAACCCGAAGGCAATCGTCCTCACGATGGGCTGCCGCGAGCGTCCGCTTGGAGCAATCCGCATTCCCGGAGGCCGTCCCGCAGGAATCTACACCGCCGGAACTGCTCAGCGTTTCGTGAACATGGAAGGCTACATGCCCGGCAAACGCGCGGTGATTCTCGGTTCTGGCGACATCGGGCTGATTATGGCGCGCCGTATGATCTGGGAGGGTGCGGAAGTTGAAGGTGTCTACGAAGTAATGTCTTGGCCGGGCGGCCTCAGAAGGAACATCGCGCAGTGCCTCGACGATTACGGAATACCCTTCCACCTCAAGACTACCGTAACGAAGATTCACGGACAGGACAGGCTCGAGGGTGTAACAGTCGCGCAGGTTGATGACCATATGACCCCCATCAAGGGCACAGAAAGATTCGTGGAGTGTGATACCCTTCTGCTCGCGATTGGCTTAATCCCCGAGAACGAGTTATCGCGCATGGCAGGGATAGACATTCACCCCGTAACCGGCGGGCCGGTCGTCAATGACCTTCTGCAGACCACTAACCCTGCAGTCTTCGCGGCCGGAAACGTCGTGATAGTGTATGACCTTGTCGACAACGTCAGCGATGAAGGGTTAATCGCCGGAGCAAGTGCGGCCAAGTTCGCGATGGGGAAAATTCCTGCGTCGGCAAGAAGGATTCCCGTCAAGGGCGGAGAGAACGTCAGGCTGTATTCCCCGCAGTACGTTACGGGCGAGACGGACGCAACAATCTTCATGCGCGTAACTCATCCCGTAGAGCAGGCGTGCCGTGTGTTCGCTGAACCCGGGCTGTACTCTCAGAGGCTGCGTTATGCCCGTCCCGGCGAGATGAATGAGGTCAAGATAAAGGCCGAGCAGATTCGCGCACTTCCTGACCTCAAGGAGATTGTGATAGACATTCAGCCGCTGTAA
- a CDS encoding NAD(P)/FAD-dependent oxidoreductase → MNYDVVIIGSGITGASIARELSKYKLRIAVLDKASELPAGASRANSSMIHGGFDDKPGTVKAKFCVPGNKMWHKLKDELDVHLDECGSYVCAFNDEEVKHLEKLLEQGKANGAPGVEIVSGDVMRSREPNVSPEIVAALWSPEAAIINNFEAVNAMIESAQLNGAELFLETHVTGLLFDDKGDIRGVTTNKGDYLAPVVINAGGVHSGEIASWAGDTSFRIIPTKGEYYLLDRTTGGLITSFLFACPSKAGKGITVLRTAEGNLMSGPTATEQEDPEDRSTTPEGLAEVLKGARRLVPNFPVNMNITTFAGVRANTESGDFEISALAKPRGFVNAAGIKSPGFTSSPAIAQYIAELLREELSDRITLTPNEKFIPERRNIPRFLYMDMESRKALAEKDSSYAQIVCRCETVTEGQVLEAIRRGARTVTAVKMMTRAGTGRCQGGFCCPRVAEILSRELGLPLDEVTRHGGESKLLVGKTKEFLLKKEGAANE, encoded by the coding sequence ATGAACTACGATGTTGTGATAATAGGCTCTGGCATAACAGGAGCATCAATAGCCCGCGAACTCTCGAAGTACAAGCTGAGGATAGCGGTTCTCGACAAAGCAAGCGAGCTTCCTGCGGGTGCGAGCCGTGCGAACAGCTCGATGATTCACGGAGGGTTTGACGACAAGCCCGGCACGGTCAAGGCGAAGTTCTGCGTTCCGGGTAACAAGATGTGGCACAAGCTCAAGGATGAACTCGACGTTCACCTCGACGAATGCGGCTCGTACGTCTGCGCGTTCAATGATGAAGAGGTGAAGCACCTAGAGAAGCTGTTAGAGCAGGGCAAGGCTAACGGAGCACCGGGAGTCGAGATAGTCTCGGGTGATGTTATGCGCTCGCGTGAACCTAACGTTTCGCCGGAGATTGTTGCGGCGTTGTGGTCTCCAGAGGCGGCAATCATCAACAACTTCGAGGCCGTCAACGCAATGATAGAGAGTGCTCAGCTCAACGGGGCTGAACTGTTCCTAGAAACTCACGTAACGGGGCTGCTCTTCGACGACAAGGGGGACATTCGCGGCGTAACGACGAACAAAGGCGACTACCTTGCACCTGTCGTGATTAACGCTGGCGGGGTGCATTCGGGAGAGATAGCTTCATGGGCAGGAGATACCAGCTTCCGCATCATTCCGACTAAGGGGGAGTATTACCTTCTCGACAGAACGACGGGCGGATTAATCACGAGCTTCCTTTTTGCGTGTCCGTCGAAGGCAGGGAAGGGCATCACAGTTCTCCGCACAGCAGAAGGTAACCTAATGTCCGGCCCGACAGCAACGGAGCAGGAAGACCCTGAAGACCGCTCAACGACACCTGAAGGCCTCGCTGAAGTCCTCAAGGGAGCGCGCCGTCTCGTCCCTAACTTCCCCGTGAACATGAACATAACGACATTTGCGGGCGTTCGTGCAAACACTGAGTCGGGGGACTTCGAGATAAGTGCGCTGGCCAAGCCCAGAGGTTTCGTGAATGCCGCAGGTATAAAGTCGCCGGGCTTCACGTCCTCTCCCGCAATAGCGCAGTACATCGCAGAATTGCTGCGTGAAGAACTCTCTGACAGAATCACCCTTACCCCCAACGAGAAATTCATTCCCGAACGCAGGAACATTCCGCGCTTCCTGTATATGGACATGGAGAGCAGGAAGGCACTTGCAGAGAAAGATTCATCGTACGCACAAATAGTGTGCCGCTGTGAGACCGTAACAGAAGGACAGGTGCTGGAGGCTATACGTCGCGGGGCACGGACGGTTACGGCGGTGAAGATGATGACCCGCGCAGGAACGGGACGCTGTCAGGGGGGGTTCTGCTGTCCGAGAGTTGCGGAGATTCTGTCGCGTGAACTTGGCCTGCCTCTCGATGAGGTTACACGGCACGGCGGGGAGTCGAAGCTGTTAGTCGGGAAGACGAAAGAATTTCTGCTCAAGAAGGAAGGTGCGGCGAATGAGTAA
- a CDS encoding N-acetyltransferase, with protein MNNYVIRLERKEEQRVVEELVRDSFWNVYRPGCLEHYVLHKLRDDPAFVHELDFVMEIDGQLVGQNMFMRAEICADDGRSIPVMAMGPICIRNDLKRKGYGKILLDYSIGRAAELGCGALCFEGNIAFYGKSGFTYASSYGIRYHGLPEGADASFFLCRELQPGYLDGISGEYAPPAGYFVDETEAEEYDKTFPRKEKLVLPGQIFH; from the coding sequence ATGAACAATTACGTTATACGTTTGGAGCGGAAAGAAGAACAGCGCGTAGTGGAAGAACTGGTGAGAGACTCCTTCTGGAATGTCTACCGCCCGGGATGCCTCGAGCATTACGTCCTGCACAAGCTCAGGGATGACCCGGCATTTGTCCATGAACTTGACTTCGTGATGGAGATTGACGGCCAGCTTGTCGGACAAAACATGTTCATGAGGGCGGAGATCTGTGCGGATGACGGGAGGAGCATTCCCGTTATGGCGATGGGGCCGATATGTATCCGCAATGACCTCAAGCGCAAGGGTTACGGAAAGATTCTGCTGGACTACTCGATCGGGAGGGCGGCAGAGCTGGGGTGCGGAGCATTGTGCTTTGAGGGCAACATAGCTTTCTACGGGAAGAGCGGCTTCACGTACGCCAGCAGCTACGGAATACGCTATCACGGACTGCCGGAGGGAGCGGATGCATCGTTCTTCCTGTGCAGGGAACTTCAGCCCGGATACCTTGACGGCATAAGCGGCGAGTATGCTCCGCCTGCAGGTTACTTTGTCGACGAAACAGAGGCAGAAGAATACGACAAGACTTTTCCGCGCAAAGAGAAGCTGGTTCTTCCCGGCCAAATTTTCCACTGA
- the glpK gene encoding glycerol kinase GlpK produces the protein MAEKKYVAAIDQGTTSTRCMLFTKDGRPAGSYQMEHEQIFPHPGWVEHNAMEIWSRTQDVIRGALAAVNATPDEIAAVGITNQRETTVVWEKATGKPIYNAIVWQCTRTQDFCAEWLKKPGWGQNEKGEGKVKDITGLLINPYFSGTKIRWILDNVPGAREKAERGELLFGNTDTWLIWNLTGGVNGGVHVTDVSNASRTLLMNIATCEWDEEMMKELQVPASMLPKIMPSSSVYGTTKKDGPFGGEIPVAGDLGDQQAALFGQACLSEGEAKNTYGTGCFMLMNIGDKPIPSKNGLLTTAFYSREKGKCFYALEGSIAIAGAAIQWLRDNLKLVDDAPVTEYYAGKVKDSAGIYFVPAFSGLFAPYWDMTARGAIVGLTRYVRKEHIIRATLESLCYQTRDVIEAMEKDSGKKLAALKVDGGAVVNNLLMQLQADILGADVVRPVVNETTALGAAYAAGLAVGFWKDEGDIRANWAQDRKFAPELGESEREAAYAGWKKAIEKSRGWTD, from the coding sequence ATGGCAGAGAAGAAGTATGTAGCGGCGATAGATCAGGGCACGACAAGCACGCGCTGTATGCTGTTCACGAAGGACGGCAGGCCTGCAGGTTCGTACCAGATGGAACACGAGCAGATTTTCCCGCATCCCGGCTGGGTAGAACATAACGCGATGGAGATCTGGAGCAGGACGCAGGACGTAATCAGGGGAGCACTTGCGGCGGTCAACGCGACACCCGACGAGATTGCGGCCGTAGGCATCACCAACCAGCGCGAAACCACAGTAGTGTGGGAGAAAGCTACCGGCAAGCCCATCTACAACGCGATAGTGTGGCAGTGCACGAGAACTCAGGACTTCTGCGCAGAGTGGCTCAAGAAACCCGGCTGGGGGCAGAACGAGAAGGGTGAAGGCAAGGTCAAGGACATCACCGGCCTCCTCATCAACCCCTACTTCTCCGGCACAAAGATTCGCTGGATTCTCGACAACGTTCCCGGTGCACGCGAGAAGGCAGAGAGAGGCGAGCTCCTTTTCGGCAACACAGACACGTGGCTGATCTGGAACTTGACGGGCGGAGTGAACGGCGGAGTACATGTTACGGACGTATCCAACGCATCACGTACCCTGCTGATGAACATTGCGACGTGCGAGTGGGACGAAGAGATGATGAAGGAGCTTCAGGTTCCTGCGTCAATGCTCCCGAAGATTATGCCGTCAAGCTCTGTTTACGGCACGACGAAGAAGGACGGCCCGTTCGGCGGAGAAATTCCTGTTGCGGGAGACTTGGGCGACCAGCAGGCGGCACTGTTCGGACAGGCATGCTTGAGCGAGGGCGAGGCCAAGAACACCTACGGAACAGGATGCTTCATGCTGATGAACATCGGCGACAAACCCATACCCTCAAAGAACGGCCTTCTTACTACGGCGTTCTATTCGCGCGAAAAGGGCAAGTGCTTCTACGCACTTGAGGGCTCGATAGCTATTGCAGGTGCGGCCATCCAGTGGCTCAGGGACAACCTGAAACTTGTTGATGATGCTCCTGTAACCGAGTACTACGCCGGCAAAGTCAAGGACTCCGCAGGGATATACTTTGTGCCCGCGTTCTCGGGACTGTTCGCGCCGTACTGGGACATGACCGCAAGAGGAGCAATCGTCGGCCTTACGCGTTACGTCCGCAAAGAGCACATCATCAGGGCTACGCTCGAGAGCCTGTGCTACCAGACCCGCGATGTCATCGAGGCAATGGAGAAAGACTCCGGCAAGAAGCTGGCGGCGTTGAAGGTTGACGGCGGAGCTGTCGTGAACAATCTGCTGATGCAGTTACAGGCTGACATTCTCGGTGCTGATGTTGTGCGTCCTGTCGTGAACGAGACGACTGCACTCGGTGCGGCATATGCGGCGGGGCTTGCTGTCGGTTTCTGGAAGGACGAGGGCGACATCCGCGCGAACTGGGCACAAGACAGGAAGTTTGCTCCTGAACTCGGCGAGTCTGAGCGCGAAGCTGCCTACGCTGGCTGGAAGAAAGCCATAGAGAAATCCAGAGGCTGGACGGACTAA
- a CDS encoding aquaporin family protein: MFTPGPILGEFFGTLVLVVFGDGNVANLVLKDSKANGSNWVHICWGWAWAVGLGVFAANALGSAQGDLNPVVTVAKTLAGTYGSWGEACNIIIAQMAGGFCGGVVVWLAYLSHWKGSDPSAQLGVFCTAPNKSEADRNLFHCFLTEAIATFFLVTLIMCVFSKGVAGAGFTPGLGTFFVVGIIYGLGAALGGPTGYALNPARDLSPRIAHFVLPIPGKRDSDWAYSWVPVVGPLVGAVVAYYFCHCVGIM, translated from the coding sequence ATGTTTACACCCGGACCAATTTTAGGCGAGTTCTTCGGGACTCTTGTGCTTGTCGTCTTCGGAGACGGCAACGTCGCTAACCTTGTGCTGAAGGACTCTAAGGCCAACGGCTCAAACTGGGTTCACATCTGCTGGGGCTGGGCATGGGCAGTCGGTCTCGGAGTATTCGCGGCCAACGCACTCGGCTCTGCACAGGGAGACCTTAACCCCGTCGTAACGGTCGCGAAGACTCTCGCGGGAACTTACGGCTCGTGGGGCGAAGCCTGCAACATCATCATTGCACAGATGGCGGGCGGCTTCTGCGGAGGCGTTGTTGTGTGGCTCGCGTACCTCAGCCACTGGAAGGGCTCAGACCCCAGCGCACAGCTCGGCGTGTTCTGCACTGCCCCCAACAAGAGTGAAGCTGACCGCAACCTCTTCCACTGCTTCCTGACTGAGGCAATCGCTACGTTCTTCCTTGTTACGCTGATTATGTGCGTGTTCTCGAAGGGCGTTGCAGGTGCAGGCTTCACTCCTGGACTCGGAACGTTCTTCGTCGTCGGAATCATCTACGGGCTCGGCGCGGCTCTTGGCGGACCTACCGGCTATGCTCTGAACCCCGCAAGAGACCTTTCACCCAGAATCGCACACTTCGTGCTCCCGATTCCCGGCAAGAGAGATTCGGACTGGGCTTACTCATGGGTTCCTGTAGTTGGCCCGCTCGTCGGTGCAGTAGTCGCGTACTACTTCTGCCACTGCGTAGGAATCATGTAG
- a CDS encoding 6-phosphofructokinase — MDGKMKNIGIITSGGDCGGLNAVIRGAARTALMRGMRTFTIPNGYAGLYNLVNFDHLVELDEERTDHITSQFAGSDAGHSRVKISKINDPDKYDRIMMGLRKHNIDGLVISGGDDTGSVVVDLAEHGIPCVHAPKTMDLDLMTYSVGGDSAINKIATIVDDLKTTGTTHNRIMVIEVFGRYAGHTAFRGGIAADADCILIPEVPVDFNAVYAHLKHYYIRRILNSDVHAGTYTIVVAEGVKGEDGQLFSDGGGASTDSFGHPKLAGAGRFVKETLEAMMKQDPEIKQFMKTSEMYVPGVFEIPEIREVIPSHIVRSGSTSAYDVNFGKQIGAAAVILLEQGVSGVTVVKMYNGKIRYMPTAEAIVQRFVGLESVTFYEQMDVCFGRFRQKYEPVLEEAHGAVERQYS; from the coding sequence TTGGACGGAAAGATGAAGAACATCGGCATCATAACTTCCGGCGGAGACTGCGGCGGCCTTAACGCAGTTATTCGCGGAGCAGCACGCACTGCCCTCATGCGCGGAATGAGAACCTTCACGATTCCCAACGGTTATGCAGGACTGTACAACCTCGTGAACTTTGACCACCTCGTCGAGCTCGACGAAGAGCGCACTGACCACATCACGTCGCAGTTTGCGGGAAGCGACGCTGGACACAGCCGCGTGAAGATCTCCAAGATCAACGACCCCGACAAGTACGACCGCATAATGATGGGACTGCGCAAGCACAACATTGACGGGCTCGTGATTTCCGGCGGCGACGACACAGGAAGCGTTGTTGTTGACTTGGCCGAACACGGAATCCCCTGCGTCCACGCACCCAAGACGATGGACCTTGACCTTATGACCTACTCAGTCGGCGGAGACTCGGCAATCAACAAGATTGCGACCATCGTTGACGACCTCAAGACCACCGGCACGACGCACAACCGCATCATGGTCATCGAAGTTTTCGGACGCTACGCAGGACATACGGCATTCAGGGGCGGCATCGCGGCAGACGCGGACTGCATTCTGATTCCTGAAGTCCCCGTAGACTTCAACGCTGTGTACGCTCACCTGAAGCATTACTACATCAGGCGCATCCTGAACTCCGACGTTCACGCGGGAACTTATACGATAGTTGTTGCGGAAGGCGTTAAGGGCGAGGACGGACAGCTCTTCTCCGACGGCGGCGGTGCATCAACTGACTCCTTTGGACACCCGAAACTTGCTGGCGCAGGACGCTTCGTCAAGGAGACCCTTGAAGCAATGATGAAGCAGGACCCGGAAATCAAGCAGTTCATGAAGACATCAGAAATGTACGTTCCCGGAGTGTTCGAGATTCCCGAGATAAGGGAAGTCATCCCCAGCCACATCGTCCGTAGCGGTTCAACGTCTGCTTATGACGTAAACTTCGGCAAGCAGATCGGTGCGGCGGCAGTAATCCTGCTGGAGCAGGGAGTCAGCGGCGTAACCGTCGTGAAGATGTACAACGGCAAGATTCGCTACATGCCGACAGCTGAGGCCATCGTTCAGAGGTTCGTCGGGCTCGAGAGCGTAACGTTCTATGAGCAGATGGATGTGTGCTTCGGACGTTTCAGGCAGAAGTACGAGCCTGTTCTTGAGGAAGCTCACGGAGCAGTAGAGAGGCAGTACAGCTAG
- a CDS encoding LysR family transcriptional regulator, whose amino-acid sequence MEIESLYYFVETAKDLHITRTAQRLHISQQTLSNHIMRLEQYYGAKLFYRYPALQLTSAGKEVLKFARHVYQEERNLKAVLTDTLQSDTGEITISASSPRFNYYLPDVLEKFSALYPNVTIDLVDKTSDDSEMLVQKNQVDFAVTVDTEAQKLRVNVRATYDDPVYFCVSDKLLLKYYGEETPALKEKAFSDGADLKDFSRLPFLIVSPLGRMGRRIAQCFSHAGYEPDVYLKAGYTTIMAPLCNAALAGCFTSHMNLARWQYQMNDDVNIFPLCFKGEPVTLKIYVIYSKQRYLNHHCRYFIDLLEEQFSVIGGERLVRVSR is encoded by the coding sequence ATGGAGATAGAGAGCCTGTATTATTTTGTTGAGACCGCTAAGGATTTGCACATTACGCGGACGGCACAGAGATTGCACATAAGCCAGCAGACCTTGAGCAACCACATCATGAGGCTGGAGCAGTATTACGGAGCAAAGCTGTTCTACCGTTATCCGGCGTTACAGCTGACCAGCGCTGGGAAGGAAGTCCTGAAGTTTGCGCGCCACGTCTATCAGGAAGAACGCAACCTCAAGGCAGTTCTCACTGACACACTGCAGAGCGACACGGGAGAGATTACGATTTCGGCGAGCTCTCCGCGCTTCAATTACTACCTGCCGGATGTGCTGGAGAAGTTCTCGGCTCTTTACCCGAACGTTACGATAGACCTCGTCGACAAGACCAGCGACGACTCGGAAATGCTCGTGCAGAAGAACCAGGTGGATTTTGCCGTAACAGTCGACACTGAAGCCCAGAAGCTCCGCGTAAACGTCCGCGCAACGTACGATGACCCGGTGTATTTCTGCGTCTCGGATAAGCTGCTGCTGAAATATTACGGCGAAGAGACTCCTGCGCTGAAGGAGAAGGCGTTTTCTGATGGGGCAGACCTGAAAGACTTTTCGCGTCTTCCGTTCCTGATTGTCTCGCCTCTTGGCCGAATGGGCAGGAGAATCGCGCAGTGCTTCTCTCATGCAGGCTATGAACCTGATGTGTACCTCAAGGCCGGTTACACCACGATAATGGCTCCCTTGTGCAACGCCGCACTTGCCGGATGCTTCACCTCGCACATGAACTTAGCGCGCTGGCAGTACCAGATGAACGACGACGTGAACATCTTTCCGCTGTGCTTCAAGGGAGAGCCTGTAACGCTGAAAATCTACGTCATTTACAGCAAGCAGAGATACCTGAACCATCACTGCAGATACTTCATCGACCTTCTCGAGGAACAGTTCTCTGTTATCGGCGGAGAAAGACTCGTGCGTGTGAGCCGGTAA
- a CDS encoding NAD(P)-dependent oxidoreductase, whose translation MGFSLGFIGFGEAAYNMGKGLRNEGLEDIKAYDVVMDKEGPMRDTVLTRCKDADIKAVFSAKELVENSDIVVIAVPARFTASTADGLRQYAKAGQLFADVTTALPPVKEAQAKAYAEVGADYIDSAMLGSLMALGHKVPILASGKGCKKWHDLMTPYNMKITLVNPDDPDNTKAGEASKIKLVRSVFMKGIEGLIVETLLFARKCGVEDYILSSISNSMNRDKFEDIALRMAGADLIHSERRSFEVGESMELMKEVGVEPLMAMGTKERLARTAALGLNQELHGIVPKEFAKIYALWEEKQYS comes from the coding sequence ATGGGATTCTCGTTAGGTTTTATCGGCTTCGGCGAGGCAGCCTACAACATGGGCAAAGGCCTCCGCAATGAAGGGCTCGAGGACATCAAGGCCTATGACGTAGTGATGGACAAGGAAGGCCCGATGCGCGACACAGTTCTTACGCGGTGCAAGGACGCGGACATCAAGGCAGTGTTCTCGGCGAAGGAGCTCGTGGAGAACAGCGATATAGTCGTCATCGCAGTACCCGCAAGGTTCACGGCATCGACTGCTGACGGGCTCAGGCAGTACGCGAAGGCCGGACAGCTTTTCGCCGACGTAACGACTGCTCTCCCGCCGGTCAAGGAAGCTCAGGCGAAGGCTTATGCTGAAGTCGGAGCAGACTACATCGACTCAGCAATGCTCGGCTCGCTCATGGCACTCGGCCACAAAGTACCCATCCTCGCTTCCGGCAAAGGCTGCAAGAAGTGGCACGACCTCATGACCCCCTACAACATGAAGATTACGCTCGTCAATCCCGATGACCCCGACAACACTAAAGCCGGAGAAGCCTCAAAGATTAAGCTGGTGCGCTCGGTGTTCATGAAGGGCATTGAAGGATTAATCGTTGAGACGCTGTTATTTGCCCGCAAGTGCGGTGTTGAGGACTACATACTCTCCTCAATCTCCAACTCAATGAACCGCGACAAGTTCGAGGATATTGCGCTGAGGATGGCGGGAGCAGACCTGATTCACTCAGAGCGCAGGAGCTTCGAGGTAGGCGAGTCGATGGAGCTGATGAAGGAAGTCGGCGTTGAACCCCTCATGGCGATGGGCACAAAGGAACGTCTTGCACGTACGGCGGCACTCGGCCTCAATCAGGAACTTCACGGAATCGTCCCCAAAGAGTTTGCGAAGATTTACGCTCTGTGGGAAGAAAAGCAGTACAGCTAA